A genome region from Panicum virgatum strain AP13 chromosome 4K, P.virgatum_v5, whole genome shotgun sequence includes the following:
- the LOC120704607 gene encoding transcriptional regulator ATRX homolog: MDPLNITKEHERGPHAAPMTDEQREEKNRKRREAYHREKISAPSMTDEQREEKNRKRREAYKRKKSHALNKENDQGSALLKGESDKNFTPLKSVDTNIERNKNRHNKENDPVSALLEGESDKSLSPLKSVDTIERNKKRQNKKNDPGLDLLKGESDKILTPMKSFDSNIERNKKGCEGYQKKNDETQSKSISTEPLAPIICTPIVVEPPTCLPFNDETVDANPVNIVKPILSDTCTDVPPGR, encoded by the exons ATGGATCCTCTGAACATTACTAAAG AACATGAAAGAGGACCCCATGCTGCCCCAATGACAGATGAGCAAAGGGAGGAGAAGAACAGGAAGAGGCGTGAGGCGTATCACCGTGAAAAAATAAGTGCTCCCTCGATGACAGATGAGCAAAGGGAGGAGAAGAACAGAAAGCGGCGTGAGGCATATAAGAGGAAGAAGAGTCATGCGCTCAACAAGGAAAATGATCAAG GTTCGGCTTTGCTCAAAGGAGAAAGTGATAAAAATTTTACTCCCTTGAAGTCAGTTGATACAAATATTGAAAGAAACAAGAATAGGCATAACAAGGAAAATGATCCAG TTTCGGCTTTGCTCGAAGGAGAAAGTGATAAAAGTCTGTCTCCCTTGAAGTCAGTTGATACaattgaaagaaacaaaaagaggcaaaacaagaaaaatgatCCAG GTTTGGATTTGCTCAAAggagaaagtgataaaatatTGACTCCAATGAAGTCATTCGATTCAAATATTGAACGAAATAAGAAGGGGTGTGAAGGTTATCAGAAAAAGAATGATGAAACACAGAGCAAATCAATTTCTACAG AACCCCTTGCACCCATCATTTGCACTCCAATTGTCGTCGAGCCTCCCACATGTCTACCTTTCAACGATGAAACAGTAG ATGCAAACCCGGTCAACATAGTGAAGCCTATTCTCTCTGACACATGCACAGATGTCCCACCAGGTAGATGA